In Ammospiza caudacuta isolate bAmmCau1 chromosome 30, bAmmCau1.pri, whole genome shotgun sequence, one DNA window encodes the following:
- the LOC131569340 gene encoding translocon-associated protein subunit beta-like has translation MVLNAKPASMEPPALTTLPAEIPALTLQPVLPGPSEPILSYRPVPRAEDAHSSGPEPPVPHRPSRPSPSLPPPTPQRRVSATEAEAEYLWWEKGLRTLLWTDFAPHTHVEQQLGLFVVFSAALDVELSDDSFPPEDFGIVSGTLNVKWDRLAPYLFIASNVSHTVVLRPLKAGYFNFTSATITYLAQEGAQVVVGFTSAPGQGGILAQRDFDRRFSPHFLDWAAFGVMTLPSIGIPLLLWYSSKRKYDTPKSKKN, from the exons ATGGTGTTAAATGCAAAACCTGCTTCAAT GGAACCGCCCGCTTTAACCACGCTGCCCGCGGAAATCCCGGCCCTGACGCTCCAGCCGGTCCTTCCTGGCCCCTCAGAGCCGATCCTCTCCTACAGACCCGTCCCGAGAGCCGAGGACGCGCACTCCAGCGGCCCCGAGCCTCCCGTCCCTCACCGTCCTTCCCGCCCCTCACCGTCTCTGCCGCCGCCAACGCCGCAAAGACGAGTCAGCGCCACCGAGGCGGAA GCAGAGTACCTCTGGTGGGAGAAAGGCCTCAGGACCCTGCTCTGGACAGATTTTGCTCCTCACACACAcgtggagcagcagctgggtctgTTTGTTGtgttcagtgctgctctggacGTGGAGCTGTCGGATGATTCCTTCCCCCCAGAAGATTTTGGCATTGTCTCTGGCACGCTCAACGTCAAGTGGGACAGGCTTGCTCCATATCTTTTCAT AGCCAGCAACGTGTCCCACACCGTGGTTCTGCGGCCTCTCAAGGCTGGGTACTTCAACTTCACCTCTGCCACCATCACGTACCTGGCACAGGAGGGTGCCCAGGTGGTG GTTGGCTTCACCAgtgctcctgggcagggaggaatCCTGGCTCAGCGTGACTTCGACAGGAGGTTCTCCCCTCACTTT CTGGACTGGGCAGCATTTGGCGTGATGACCCTGCCCTCCATCGGGATCCCCCTGCTGCTCTGGTACTCGAGCAAGAGGAAGTATGACACCCCCAAGAGCAAAAAGAACTGA